The genomic DNA ATTTGGCGGATTTGCTGAAGGGCGGCGCGCGCATTAAGGCCGATTGGCCACAAGATTTACGTGCCCTTACTTTGGACGAGCGGCTATCGCTGCAAAGGCGGTTGACGCAAGCGGGGTTCGATACCTTTGGTGTAGACGGCAAAATGGGACCGAACACGATTGCGGCCGTTAAGGCCTTCCAAAAGTCCAAGGGTATAGTGCCGGACGGTTACCCCAGTCTCGACATTCTTCAAAAACTTCCGTGATGTTTGGCTCTGCAAAGGGGTAGGAATTAGACATTCTACTTTTATATTGTCGGCGACGATGGGCAACCTTCTAGTCGCAGGATGAGGATCTGATCATCCAAGCCACGCGTGAATAACCTATCGGGATTCAGCAGCGGCACCCTTCCTTGATGAGATGCGGCCACCTCACTTGCGCCGAGCTTTGAACAGGGCGAGCTAAGACTTGCCCAGTTCCAAATGCGGGGCCGCGCCATAGCTGCCAAATATCAATGCACGAGGAATTCGGCATGAAGTGCGCCGGCCGCATTGATGCTTTTCAGAATGTCGATCATATCATGTGGGGCAACCCCGAGAGCATTTAGGCCTGCGACGACTTCCGATAGATTGGTCGATCCTTCTACTTCGGCCATCCCGGTACCCGGGGCCTGTGTGATCTCTGCATTTGTACGCGGAACAACGATACTTTCCCCGTCACTGAAGGGGTTTGGCTGAACTACGATTGGTGTTTCTTCGACGCGTAAGGTCAAGCTTCCCTGCGCAACGGCAACTCGGCTAATGCGTACGTCGGCCCCCATAACGATGGTTCCCGAACGTTGATCTACAACAACTCTTGCCCGGGTTTCTGGTTCTACACGTATGTTTTCCACCCTACCGATCGTATGGGCCGGTGATGCCATTTTGGCCGCGCGCAGATCAAGCGTAACTGTACCGGAGTCGAGCATGGCTGCGACACTCCGTCCGAAGTTGTTATTGATTGCCGTTTCAATGCGTGCAGCGGTCGTGAAATCTGGGGTTCGCAATGCGAGGCGCATGACCTTGAGACCGGCGAAGTCGAAGTCGACTTCTTGTTCGACCCTTGCGCCAGATGGGATGACACCCGCAGT from Pseudorhodobacter turbinis includes the following:
- a CDS encoding flagellar basal body P-ring protein FlgI translates to MMIRILLFLLLMPSIALAAPIRIKDLVEFDGVRGNDLVGYGLVVGLNGTGDGMRNAPFTEEIMTNLLERLGVNVGGEQFQPKNVAAVFVTAALPPFARMGGRIDVTVSAIGDAKSLRGGTLVMTPLNGADGQVYAVAQGTIIAGGVSAEGAAARVVQGVPTAGVIPSGARVEQEVDFDFAGLKVMRLALRTPDFTTAARIETAINNNFGRSVAAMLDSGTVTLDLRAAKMASPAHTIGRVENIRVEPETRARVVVDQRSGTIVMGADVRISRVAVAQGSLTLRVEETPIVVQPNPFSDGESIVVPRTNAEITQAPGTGMAEVEGSTNLSEVVAGLNALGVAPHDMIDILKSINAAGALHAEFLVH